aatgcctctaggccgaatgtaatattgcatccaaattcacataggtttttttttgttatatctaattctaatgtacataatcacaattcaattcaacattatagaccattatcacccatttagccgaatataccacattaatttttaacattacccatgtaaatacctataggttcttataccttaaattcacacatttaaccctttaatgcctattgatcattcctttggtcttaacctaaatgacagctctcattctccatatttcaaccgaatttttcatagcatgaagactttcatacatttataaaaactttcataactcatttgagccatcaagcacatttagtttattcatactcaactagaatcaattatcctcccaaaatcatcaaacatacaaaatataccccattaagctcatgaccgattgctacatgcttcatgaacacaaaaattttcacatgggtcttgttgcaagcttcaaaaccaaccaaaattcacaacttttcaaagaaaataacatgaaccttaccttatttgaagtcttcttttgccaaatgccctaagctcaaaggtttctattttgtttctcaactcacggcaagaagaagaagaaatggccttgttattttcacctcaaacatgttttattcatttatttcattaacttttattagttctattttatgaaaccactttctttaatataaacaaatatattattaacattatttactaacatacaaagcataaaatgccaaaatgtgtcattcatgcccatcattgccgtccactaccaagaaaaaggaatgtttgacatgcaagtccctcatgcttcaaaccatgcaatttttagccacttccaattaacctatgacattttcaagatttttcacataagcccctttttatttatttcacatccaaatgacaaaatttaaagcatgaaattttcacacatacttattcataaataataagcataaaatataacaattaattatttttgtgactcggttttgtggtcccgaaaccactttccgactagggtcaaattaggggtgtcacaaaacTCGTCCGAATTGGACCATCCATTGTTGACGCCGCTCGTACATGGATGCATCTTCAAGAGCAGCGCGGGCTGTGGCTTCACATACACCCAATATGAACAGTAAGGCCAAATAAAGGAATCGATGATGAAGCTGGTTTTTGGAAGCCATGGTGGAAGAAGAGTTTGCgatgaaatagaaaaatgaagaGGCACACCAAATGTGATGAATTCCTAGACTTATATATAGTCCAATTCTTTCCCCATCTTGGCTTTCTGCTGCGTGCCCTGCAAAGTCTTGTTGATGataattgttttgataaataattagaaaaatgaTAAGGCACACCGACTGTGATGTATTCTTAATTTGGAAACTAAATAGTCCAAAGTCCAAATTGTTGCGATGCATATATGAGGTGTTTTCAGGACACATATCTTGTTTATATGCTTGCCCTTCAACATCCTATGATAAAGACCCATTGTCAGCATTGTTTGATAAATCGTATTAATGCAATTCGGAAGTCGGAGGAGTCTGATTTTGTATTCAAAATTgctataaaaaaatatcaatgtTATCAAAAGCAAACCAGACCAGACCGACGCTTGAATTGAAAACTCAATAGTTGGACATTGAGTATTTCTGGATTGGGTTgtattatttttagattattgGGTTTGAGTTTGGATATTGGATTGGCATAGATCCATTTAAGTTTATTTGTTACCAAAAAACTAATTGATTTATTCAATAATATGACACATGAATTCTTAAGGGGAGAGATAATAGTGTTAGAAAGAACACCCATGTACCCTGAACATGTTCCGTAAAACCAACATGGAGTATAAGTCCTGGTGAGGTAGAATGTATTGACTGAAACTAATGAACACTAAATACACGCAGCTGGAGTCGCTTAAGCAAAATTGTATGGGTACCAATAAACTGTTTTCATACAACCAAGACAGCAATGATATCATATATGCAAGCTCTAGGAGCTCATACAAAACATAGAAGATCATTCAAGCAACATACTTGAGAGCTTTGAAATGTTTCACGTCTATCGTCATAAATATCAGCTCATTAATAATAATACACAATAAATCATGACATACCATTTATTCAAAACAACACTAAATAATTAAAGGAATCTCCCACCATCAAATAGGCACCAGATAGAAACCCAGAACTCCTAGGAAAGAACATAACTAACCTCTTCATTAGAAAATAATATCTTCATCCTTCTCCCTGGCTGCGGATAGCATATTGTGAGCTGAATTTATAGAGACCCCTTTTCTCAAGGAAACCTTCTCAGCAACCTGTTCCTCAGCAAACAGCTTGGCCTCTGCAAGCTGTCTCTCTATCTCCCTCTTCTTATAACCTTGTATCTTCTTTAACCTGAAGAAATCCTCCCTTTCAAGCTCATCCAACTCTCCCTTGATGTAACTTATGGTATTCTCCAACCTTGGCTTCACAACATTCTCCAAAGCATTAACCCTGCGATTTGTAGTCTTGATTGCCTCGTCAAGTGTCAAGAATGATGTCTGAAGAGAAGCAAGCTCAACTAGAACCTCAATTGCTTTCACATAAGCAGCACGACACTGTTGAACCTGTTGCCCACCTCTGGCCAAACCAGTCAGATCATTCTTGGTCTCACCTTCAGTGAAATACTCAAACTTGGGAAGTTTCACTCCAGCAACATTCTCTTGTCGGGACCGAACTTTAAGAGAAGCATTTTGAACATTCTCAAGGACAACATGCTTGATGTTCTCACCAGCAACATACTTGGCCTCAGTTAGGGAAAATGAAGAGGTTTTCATAATCTCTCCCATTGATTCTTTTGTAGATACTATCTTCTTAAGGATCTGACGAAATTGTACAGTAAGGGCATCACTCTTTTTCTTGAGAAGTGCATGACCTCTTGTAGCACCCACAAGCCGAGCTTTCATGATTCCAAGCATTGTAACAGTTGGAACCACATTCAAGCGCTGGGATTGACCGGACATCTTTCAGATATCTGAATTAAGAGAAAATAGAGGTAGgattaattaatatatacaagAAACAGAAAGAAATATTGATTAGCCTACCTCCAAACAGAAGgaaataagttttcaattttaaAGGCATATCCTCAACTTTAGCTTAATTCATCAAGCCTTTAACTTTAGTTAACAGTTTAATCAGAGCAATTAAAATAGAAGAAGCAATAAGATCCAAGGACAGCAGAGAACCGTGGAGCACAAAATAATAATTCAGATTCTATGAATTAGTTGTCTAATGCATGCATCTTGTCAGCAAGAATAGcaattttttttccatgaaaataaacATGAGATGGCAAGTTCACACTGTAATAAGATCAAACAAGTTTGCCCATTAGACAAAAATTTTAGGGAATCCTATGTAAAAAGGAGCCAAAAAGGCACATTTAGAACAACATTCATATCCAGGATAGTTAATTTATCCTTATGTTATTGCAGTATTTTCTTATATAGCAGTAAACAGTTCACCAACAATAGCTAATTTAGCTGGAAAATAACCCTTTCACATTTCGGTCACATACTGTCTGTTCTTTTTCTgtttattttcctaaatttaaagtatttaaatgtcattttatatttttatttccaaTACATACATGATAGTTTGGGTAAGTAATTAAAAGATATATGTCTGTCTATATGATAACCCGCTCAGCCAAAATTCCATTGACAACTCAACATCGCATTGAAAATCATAAGCAAATCAGGAGAAGAAAGGAAACGAGGCTAATCCAAATGGTAAGCACAACCAGAAAGCCAAGTGATTCATGATCCAAACTCTGACTCAAAAGTATTTAAGATTCATGATCAGACAGTAGCACCCAAAGGATCCCAAATCTCAAAGAAGTAAACTAAAAGATAGAATCATTTGCCCTATAATGTTTCTTTTGGGTTATGCCCGTACAATGAGATTTATGCTTGGCGCAATGGCGACTGGAAGCGTACAGACAGAGAAAGCTCTCAAGTGAGGACTTGAACTGATGAAATTCAGTTCCGATCAGGCTTCAATTAAGCTAATTctttcaaaattacatttttttttaacttgaatgATCAAATCTTCTTGCTTTAAATATGCtttgaatttaatttgattaCGAAAACGCGAGCCTTGGTAATGAAACTGCAACAAGATTCGAGAATTTTCTAAACCCAAAACGAAATGATCCACTTAATTTCCTAATCAAACACTTAAATAacaacccaaatcaaatcatCAATTACGTAAAAACGACATAGAGATCCAAAGAGGGATCGAATGAAATTAAAGGAGAAATTAGAAATCGAGGGAGAAAGAGAACCTGAACAAAACGACGTCACCGGTAAACAGAGCGGTGTTTCGCCGCCGGCGTTCAAAGATCGAAGAATGAATTTCGCTGTGCGTATCTCGAGTTTTAttgtaattttgattttgatatcTCTGTTAAAAGGATAAAGAGGAAAACGGGATTGGGAATAAATACTTAGGCCTTTTGTTCGAAAACCACTGATTAAAAAGTATGCTTTATTCATGATTACAtccttaattatatataaatatatattttttattttagtatctaatttcttttgctttattttgttattttattttatttttcttcaaaaattatcgatatttaataaatataatcacCTTGTcgctaaaatatttttaaagtatgaaaaatatttagtaccaaaataaatatatataatttaaaggcTAAATTATGAATTACgccaaaaagtgtaaaataattgataaatttttatttaagttaatataatatttgatatctaaactttatattttttctaatttaattttttttgttttaatatgatGCCCGAACATGACATATGATACACATATCACCCTAAAATACTAAAGTTCTTAatttacaataaataaaatttcaccaACGAAAGAAATTGTGACACATGACATAAATACCATGCAAACATTTGATTAATCAATGTCACATTagataatcatatatatacactataACAATATAaggttataaaaaaaattagtcatGTTCATATTGGAGTCtttccttttaatgtttttttaagttattccatactttttgtttaaaaattttctttagctttttgtttaaaaatttctttatatttttaatgttataatattgttttaaataatttatatctttttgttttaagattttacttaattaaattaacttttaatgttataatattaaaattaatgaatattaaattgttaagtttaaaatatagttttaaaaaacacattaataatttatatgtttcaAATATAATTAGAGTTAATTACATTTGTTGATTAAAGTAGAgtaaagataaatataaaattataaaaaattaaattttaacaattttaacattaaaacaaattaattgaacaaaataaataatttatatgtttcaAATATAACCCTAGCAAGTCAAGGTTTGCCGCACTGGCATGAGTATTTAAGTCtttttttcttgtcttttgttctctcacttttttttttttgcaacttgtgttcTGAAAATTAGCCTTTATTTTACCCTTGAAAGAAGGATTCCCAAGTTTCATGGTTGGTACTTGCATCAATGGAAAACGAATTAGCAGATCTAACACTCAATGAAAAAGAGGATGGAATTTTGCAAATTCAAATAGATTCAGTCTTAGGAAAAGAAAGGGGTGAGTTCCAACTAATAGGTTGTTTCCTAACGGCAAGTATAATCCACTTCCCAGCTATGAAAAGCATGATGGCGAATCTGTGGCATCCGGTCCGTGGAGTTTAGATCCGAGATTTGGGAGAAAAAAggtatttatttcaattttttcatgtcATAGACATAGAACTGGTTCTTAAGGGATTACCATGGACTTTCAACAATCACTTGTTGGATCTTTATAGATTACAATGGGGGAGGATCCGTTAAAAGTGTCATTAATCTTTACCCCTTTTTGGGTACAAATTCATGATGTCCCTGTtggtttattttctaaaaaattaacagTACAATTGAGtaattttttgggaaaatttttcgAATACAATGGCGTAAATCTAGGGAAGGAAAATCGTAATTACATGCATATAATGGCTCAAATTGACATTAGAAGACcattgaaaaggaaaaaatagGTTATGTTTAATGGAAGATGTTCACATGTTAGATTTAAGTATGAATGAATATCTCTGTTCTGTTTCTATTGTGGTCGTTTGGGACATAATGATTCGTTTTGTGAAGCTAAGATGTTGCTTAGGGTGGAAATTGCTGAATTAGCTTGAGATCTATCTTTGTGCGCTCAATCACGTAGAGTCTTATCAATGAACAGTATCTGGCTTAGGGAGGAAGATGATGGAAAACGTGAAGGGGATAGGAGGAACAATCGGGTTTCAAGGGACAGAATATGGGATGAAGTCAATAATGGAAAAAGTGGAAAGGCTATCGATCCAATATTGGGTTTTAATCTGGAAGAGTGATCATCATCTCTTGATCGACAAAAGGAAAATATACTGTCTGATTTGACGCAAACAACTATAGAGCGTGACCTGGAGGATGGTGTCCTAATTGGAAAAGAAGGGAAGAAGAGAGATAGAGGAGCGATGGAAAATTTATCGACGAGAGAAGAAACTGATAGCTCAATAGCAAGAAATAGAAGATTGGtagaatttaatcatttatcatcgACGGCTGCCAAGAGGCAAGCCAGCTGGTCACAATGAAAATTTTGAGCTGGAATGTCCATGGTTTGGGGAGGTTATGGACGATTCGATGGCTTCGACATCTGCTGAAGACGTATAATCTCCATATCatcttctttatggagacaaaGCCTGGTAATAGACAGATGGAATGGGTGCGCCAAAAATGCGGTTTTGTGCATGGTGTTGAAGTTGATTCAGAAGGTAGTAGATGTGGCTTATGTTTGGCATGGAGATTGGATGTTTCGGTCATACTTCGATCTTTTTTAAAAAGGcatattgatgtggaaattgaggATAACGAAACAAGAGTAAAATGAGATTTACAAGTTTCTATGGGTCCCCTTATACACAAGATAGGAATGAATCATGAGATGTTTTGAAAAGTCTAAGTATTGCTGACGACATCTCTTGGTTTGTTTGTGGGACTTTAATGAAATAATGTATGGGTCTGAAAAGAAAGGAATGCTACCTAAGGATGAAAGAAGAATGGATCTATTTCGAAGAACTTTGGAGGAATGTCAACTGATTGATATAGGATATTCTGGCAGATGGTTCACATAGGAAAGAGGTAATCTTCCAAAGACGAATATACGTGAAAGGCTAGATAGAGGAGTGGCTAATGCCAGATGGGTATCCATGTTTCCAGAGATGAAAGTGCAACATTTAGTGCATTCTTTTTCAGACCATTATCCTCTCTTAATTAATACAAGTATCGAAGGGGGACGCTTGAAGAATAGAACTTTCAAATTTGAAGCCTAGTGGTCATTGGGGGAATCTTTCCTTAATGAAGTTAATAGAATTTGGGAGATGTCTTCAGGGAACTCGATGCAAAAGTTAGAAAACTTGAAGAAGAGTTTGAACAAATAGGCTTGACAAATCCAAATGAATCGAAAGAAGAGGAAGCAGGCTCTTACGGCTAAGTTATTAGAATTATATGAAGCcaataaagatgataataatttggctgagttgatcaacacaaaaatatatttaaacttcGAGATTGAAAAAGATGAATGCTACTAGGAACAGAGGGCTCGACTGAACTGGCTGAAAGTTAGAGATAAAAATACATCTTTTTTTCATAGTCAATCAACACAACATAAGAAGAAAAATCTCATTCGTAAGTTGCTAAATGAAGATGGCAGGGAAACAGATGCCTTACAGGAAATGGAGGGAGTCGCTTATTTATATTTCCAGAAGTTATTCTCGACAGGACAAAAGGGGTCCTTGTGAACATTTGTTATCAGGCATTGGTCGGTGTATACATGATGAGATAATAAACAACTAATTGCAAAATATACGAAAGAAGAAATTCAAGTAGTGGTGTTCGAGATGGGATGTACGAAGGCTCCAAAAAAAGATGGACTTCCAGGATTATTTTATTAGAAATGCTGGCACATTATTGGAGATAAAGTCACCGATTTCTATTTACAACTTTTAAATGGTAGTATGGAGGTTAGTTCAATTAATTCTGTAAATATTGTGTTCATCTCAAAAAATTCTAGCCTTCTAATATGACGCATTTTCGTCCAATTAGTCTTTCTAATGTTCTGTATAAAATCTTAGCAAAGGCTATTACGAATCATTTTTGTAAAGTGATTGGAAAATGTATTGATGCTGCACAAAGTGCTTTTGTGCCAAGAAGATTAATATCTAAAAACGTGCTGTTAGCTTATGAAATTCTGAATACGTTGAAGCAGAAGAAGATGGGGAAGAAAAGGTTCATAGCAGTGAAACTCGATATGAGTAAAGCTTATGATAGGGTAGAATAGGACTTTATAAAGTAGATAATGATATGAATGGGTTTTACAACTAGAAGGATAGAGGCTATTATGCAATGTGTTACCACTGATTCTTATTTAGTAGTCATGAATGGACATCTAGGAGAGAAATTCAACCGACTAGAGGACTTCGTCAAGGTAACCCATTAagtccatttttatttcttttatatggtGAGGACTTTTCGAGTCTAATGTGACTAGTAGTAAGGGAAAGGCTTTTGAAAGGAGTGAAAGTTAGTAGGAATGGTCTGTCGATTTCACACTTATTATTTGCAGATAACTGTATCCTATTTGGGGAAGCAATAAGAAGGGGGCGCGTTTATTCAAAAATATCTTACAAGAATATAGACTTTGCTCTGGTCAGTGTGTGAACTTCGATAAATCAAcgatatttttcaataaaaacacaTTAAAGGAAGATAAGCAAATGGTAGTCAATTTATTGGGAGTTCGTAGTTCAAGCGAGCCAGAGTGCTATCTAGGTCTAACGAATATGgtggaaaggagaaaaaagaAAGTTTTTCAGAATTTGAAAGATCGCCTTAAAAAACGTATCGATAACTAGAGTACCAGGTTTCTATAGCAAGGTGGGAAAGAAGTCTTTATTAAAGTAATTCTCCAAGCTACTCCAACTTATACGATGGTCTATTTTTTATTACCTAATTCTTTATGTGATAATCTCGAAAATATTATAGCGAAATATTGGTGGCAGAAGGGACATGGGAAAAGGGGAATTCATTGGTGCACTTggaagaatttttattttttaaaagaaaatagtgGCTTAGGTTTTCGAAATTTGAGCCAATTTAATATTGCGTTGCTTGCTAAGCAAGGATAGCGTCTGATTAATTATCCTAATTCATTACTAGTCAAGGTTTTAAAAGCAAAATACTATCTAAAATTGAATTTCTTAGAGGCCCAGTTAGGAACTTTACCTTCACTTACCTGGAAGAGTATTTGGGCAGCTAAGGGTCTCCTTCAAAAAGGTTTGTGCTGGCGAATTGGAAGAAGAAATAAAGTCTCCATTTGGAGTGATTGCTGGATCCAGGGGATTGAATTATTGGAAAGGCATAATAGTTCAAACAATATGCAGTTAGAGTTAGTATCGGATCTTATTGATTATACAAATAGGAAATAGAGGGCAGAGCTGATTAGCAATACCTTTCACTCGGATGTTGCTCGCACAATTTTACAGATCCCATTATCGGAATAAGATCACGAGGACTTTCAAGTCTGGAGGGGCGAACCAACTGGTGAATACTCAACTCGTAATGCCTGTAAGCTATTACAAAATGCTAATCTGAATCCTAGTAATTATTTATTACAGACTGGAATTAAGGAATTTTTTGGAAAGCTAAGGAACCTACAGCTACCATCTAAGATTATAATCATAATCTGGCGCATCTCCTAGAATTACATTCTTACTTTGGGCAATCTCAAATATAGAAGAATAGTGACAAATGCCAGTTGCCCTCGTTGTGGTTACGGAGAAGAAAATTGTTATCACATCTTCAGGTAATGTCCTATAAGCACCGAAGTTTAGCAGTTATTAAATCTATCTTGGATCACAAATATCATGTATCAAAATTTTTGGGAGTGACTTGCCGCGATTTTCAAACAAGGAACAAACGAACAGTGCAAATATTTTTGTTATGCCTTATGGTTATTTTGGTATTCAAGGAATCAACTTTTGCATGAAATGGTACATTCAATAGGCAAAGACCTCACTCAAAAAGTCTAGAACCACATGGCAGAATACGAAAGGATTAGAGCAAAGAAGATTTTATCAAACATTATGCATAATTAAAAAACTGTGGAGGACTTACCAATTATGAAGATCCAGTTTGATGTTGCGTTCGATAACAAAGTTTTTAGATCAGCGTCAGGACTGGTGGTCTAGGGTACGATGAATGAGTATTTGGCCTCGAAATCGATTCTTCATAACAATATTGCATCTCCGTTCGCAGCAGAAGCATATGCAGGGTTAGAAGTAGTTAAGTTAGGAATTGAAATGGGTTTTAGGAAATACAAATATTGTGTGATTCATTAACAGTAATCAAGAAATGTTAGTCAACAGCAACTGATTATTCAGTTATTGGAGCGATTATTAGAGATATCCAGAGTAAGAAATCATGTTTCCAAAAGATCGAGTTCAAGCTTATCTAGAAAATAAAGAATACGAGAGCCCATAATATCGTGAAGGAGGCATTGAAGAGAAGCAAGAGGGTATACTTGGAGAATGAAGAGACAATTCGTCACAATGTTGGTGCAGCAGAGCAATGGGCAAGGAATCTGGACTAAGAAGACAGGGAGAGGATTTGGTTTTAAAGCAGACAGCAAAGAAATATATTCTTGGGCAGTGCTATCGTCAGACGAATAGAACAAATGGGATAGATGAAATGAAACAACGAGAAAGATTAATGGTTTCCAACCATTGGAAGATTGACTAAGAGTAGATTAGGTTTCATTTTTTCAATGCGTATTAATTCTCTGATGATCCATTATTTTATTTccgtttcttttattatttctttatgttttgatggTCTCCACTTCAGACTGTGAAAGCCCggtttgatattttgggcttgtCTTAGCAGGCTTGAAACCTTTgttttttctttagtttatttcAATAAATACCCAGTCAATCCTtgatcaaaaaaatatataataagagtTAATTACATTCATTGACTAAagtaaagtaaaaatattattaacaatatatataaaatataataagagttAATTATATtcattgatgaatttttttttatacaagGCTCAACAGGGGAAGAGATAAAGTGAAGTAAGTAGTGATTCTATGGAAGTCAATTCACCTAAAGAGGCAGAGAGCCAAAAGGGAATATGATGACAAGCTAATTATTGAGAGATAGAAAAAGTATTTGGGCAAAGTAACTTTAGGGTTGAAAAACCAATCCTTTCTCCATCACTAGAAGGGCTTTTATAAGAGAGGCCTTCTTGTCCACTACCATGACATGGTAGGATAAATATTTTGTCTCGCCAAACTCGTAGAGGATATTCATGGTGGGtcctatttttttattcattcgaTCAGTACAAGTTTATTGATACATACACAGATgttgtgaaatttattaaattccattcaccgaATTTGTCAATTATTAAGTTCAGAAATTAGTCAACTTACAACAATTTTTTGGATGGGATCTAAAAATTGAGATGCCTTCATAGTGCCCGAAGATCTATCTCTTTGCTTCTAAATGCagtttgaatcactcaatttcaaGTTCGGGAGATCAAGTTATAactgttttagtgaagactagGCGAGTAGAATTTCTGGATTGATTTATTATGGAAATTACGAGTTTCatgcttttaattcgagtttaaatcatattggatttgatttttaggcttaattgtatttatatatgagcctaatattgtatttattaggtattattattttattatatatttattccaaattttagatatatttttaaatattttaagttatttaggagttttatgtttcttagtcaacaaaaaattttaatttaaaaccactcttatttagattaattagatttTCAGTACAAGGAATGTTGTGATTAAGCGCATAGTTGCCTTACTGTACAAGGTAGTATCGTTCATTCCTTTTGATTTTGGTCAATTGGTTTTTAACGAAATAGTCAAGTATGCATAGACTAAGAACACAATGCTTGCTTTGCCTTTTACATCCTTCATTTTCTAAATTCTCTTGAAGTAAAAGCTAGACATAGTGGAGAAGGATGAAGTTCATGAAGTTGAGAAGAAGGACTTGAAAGTTCctcaaaacgaaaaaaagggAAAGCATGCTACAAATGGCACTAAAGTGGATGCTTCGATACTAATAAAGATGATGAGCTACACTAGTTTTTC
The sequence above is drawn from the Gossypium hirsutum isolate 1008001.06 chromosome A05, Gossypium_hirsutum_v2.1, whole genome shotgun sequence genome and encodes:
- the LOC107959679 gene encoding V-type proton ATPase subunit D; its protein translation is MSGQSQRLNVVPTVTMLGIMKARLVGATRGHALLKKKSDALTVQFRQILKKIVSTKESMGEIMKTSSFSLTEAKYVAGENIKHVVLENVQNASLKVRSRQENVAGVKLPKFEYFTEGETKNDLTGLARGGQQVQQCRAAYVKAIEVLVELASLQTSFLTLDEAIKTTNRRVNALENVVKPRLENTISYIKGELDELEREDFFRLKKIQGYKKREIERQLAEAKLFAEEQVAEKVSLRKGVSINSAHNMLSAAREKDEDIIF